One genomic segment of Fervidobacterium pennivorans includes these proteins:
- a CDS encoding pyridoxamine 5'-phosphate oxidase family protein — MEKFPPMRRKDRELPEQQTFEILKSGDYGVLATFNGEYPYGIPVNYAFDGEYIYIHCAKEGHKIENIKKFSNVCFTIVKSYEILPDELSTAYESVIAFGKASIVENEDEKRGALELIGKKYSNNLEKIKGEIADSIQRVSIIKIEIEHISGKSRKR, encoded by the coding sequence AGAACAACAAACGTTTGAAATACTCAAATCCGGTGATTATGGTGTCTTAGCAACATTTAACGGCGAATATCCATATGGGATACCAGTAAACTATGCATTTGATGGAGAGTATATCTATATTCACTGTGCTAAAGAAGGTCATAAGATAGAAAACATAAAAAAATTTTCAAACGTATGCTTTACTATTGTCAAAAGCTACGAAATTTTGCCTGATGAACTATCAACTGCATATGAAAGCGTAATTGCCTTTGGAAAAGCTTCAATAGTTGAAAATGAAGACGAAAAGCGCGGAGCACTTGAACTGATAGGAAAGAAATATTCAAATAACTTAGAGAAAATAAAAGGCGAAATCGCAGATTCAATACAGAGAGTGAGCATTATAAAAATAGAAATCGAACACATATCTGGTAAATCAAGAAAAAGATAG
- a CDS encoding DDE-type integrase/transposase/recombinase, whose protein sequence is MSIRQIRNVLISQGYSPSVSTIYQWIINLSKAIVFSPILSDIINVDEKFEKIKIGDERRNLYIFFAVSKYRIVNFVVSTNRDTFEALQLIFPCKPKLVYSDGLPSYAVACEKLNIKHKIIDSKKNQPAESRNSLLAMFTQVRRGFKKLSNVFYYIKAFVVMHNIKRELRIKHQAKNWTKIQKPLLNYLFEHHQELFALQ, encoded by the coding sequence TTGTCTATCAGACAAATTAGAAATGTTTTAATTTCTCAAGGTTACTCTCCAAGTGTATCTACTATTTATCAGTGGATCATCAATCTTTCTAAAGCTATCGTATTTTCTCCTATCCTGTCTGATATTATCAACGTCGATGAGAAGTTTGAGAAAATCAAAATCGGTGATGAAAGACGTAATTTGTACATTTTCTTTGCCGTGAGTAAGTACAGAATCGTTAACTTTGTTGTTTCCACTAATCGTGATACTTTTGAAGCTTTGCAACTAATCTTTCCATGTAAACCTAAACTTGTTTACTCTGACGGTCTACCTTCCTATGCTGTAGCTTGCGAAAAACTCAATATCAAGCACAAAATCATCGATTCAAAGAAAAATCAACCAGCTGAATCAAGAAATAGTCTTCTTGCAATGTTTACTCAAGTTAGAAGAGGATTCAAAAAATTATCGAATGTGTTTTATTACATCAAAGCGTTTGTGGTAATGCACAATATCAAAAGAGAACTAAGAATAAAACATCAAGCAAAAAACTGGACAAAGATACAAAAACCGTTACTGAATTACTTGTTTGAACACCATCAAGAACTATTTGCACTACAGTAA
- a CDS encoding glycogen/starch/alpha-glucan phosphorylase produces the protein MARNSKKLDLSTQFKYHMHHSLAEKTEYSTLLQKFFALSYSVRDLIAEKWLNTEEIIYKKKDLKIVNYLSMEFLIGRLLYNNILNLKAEDEVKELLSKYNVSLDEIALLEEDAALGNGGLGRLAACFLDSLATLGCLSYGYTIRYQYGLFKQAIENGFQKELPDDWLKNGYPWEFPKPEEAVKVRFFGRSEPYTDEKGNLKFRDCSRLFDKIMITIRIRCIILKEGYTPLHPHESRLPYAT, from the coding sequence AGACTTATCGACGCAATTTAAGTACCACATGCATCATTCCTTGGCGGAAAAAACGGAGTATTCCACGTTGCTACAGAAATTCTTTGCACTTTCCTACTCTGTTAGAGACCTGATTGCCGAAAAATGGCTCAACACAGAAGAGATAATCTACAAAAAGAAAGATCTGAAAATAGTCAATTATCTATCGATGGAATTTTTGATAGGTAGGTTGTTGTACAACAATATCTTGAACTTGAAAGCGGAAGATGAAGTTAAAGAACTTTTGAGTAAATACAACGTATCTCTCGATGAAATTGCGCTTTTGGAAGAAGATGCAGCGCTTGGTAACGGTGGACTTGGAAGACTTGCCGCCTGTTTTCTCGATTCCTTAGCCACCCTCGGTTGCCTTTCTTACGGATACACGATTAGGTATCAATACGGCCTGTTTAAACAAGCTATCGAAAATGGATTTCAAAAGGAACTCCCAGATGATTGGCTAAAGAATGGATATCCATGGGAATTTCCAAAGCCGGAAGAAGCGGTAAAGGTTAGATTTTTTGGCAGAAGTGAACCTTATACAGATGAAAAGGGTAATTTGAAATTTAGAGACTGTTCTAGACTGTTCGATAAAATTATGATAACCATCCGAATTCGTTGTATAATTCTTAAAGAGGGGTACACCCCCCTCCATCCTCACGAAAGTAGATTACCCTATGCCACGTAA